In Streptomyces sp. HUAS ZL42, the DNA window TCCACGGCGCCGTCGACGAGCCGGCCCGTCTCGCCTCCCCGGCGGGCCTCCTGGCCACCGCCGCGCTCGCCGTCGCGGTGCTCGCGGAGACCGGGCGGATCCCGGTGGACAACCCCTCCACCCACCTCGAACTGACGATGATCCACGAGGCGATGGTGCTCGAGTACGCGGGCCCCGACCTGGCGCTGGTCGAACTCGGCGCCCAGATGCGGCTCACCCTTCTGCTCGGGCTGCTGTCGTCACTGTTCGTCCCCTGGGGGATCGCCACCAGCGTCTCCTGGACCGGGCTCGTCCTGGCCCTGGTGCTGTTCGCGGCGAAGCTCACGCTGCTGGGTGCGGTACTGGCGGCGGCCGAGGTCTTCTGGGCCAAGGTCCGACTGTTCCGGGTGCCCGAGCTGCTCGCCGGCTCCTTCCTGCTGGCGCTCCTCGCGGTGACCGCCTCGTACTTCCTGAGCGGAGCGTCATGAGCGGCAGCCTCTACACCGAGCTCCTCGACCTGGCCTGCGGCGCCTTCCTGCTGGCTGCCGTGGTGGTGCTGTGGCGGCGCGAACTCGCGGCGATCGTCCGGGTCTTCGCCTTGCAGGGCATCGCGCTCGCCGTGATCGCCGTCCTTCTCGGCGCGCACGAGGAACGCTGGGATCTCATCGGTGTGGGGATCGGCGTCGGCGTGCTCAGGGCCGGCGTACTGCCGTATCTGATGCGCCGCGCCCTGGCAGCTCTTGCCGCCGACCGCGTGCACAGCGAGGAGGTCCGGGAGACACAACCCCTGGTCAACGTCGCTGCCTCGCTGCTCACCGCGGCGCTGCTGACCCTGCTGGCCTACGCCGTCGCCCGTCCCCTGACCGAACTGAACCCGACCTCCGCCACCCGCGCCCTGCCCGTCGGCCTCGCCGTCGTACTGATCGGCTTCTTCGTTCTGGTCACCCGGCGCCGCGCGCTCGCTCAGGTGGTCGGCTTCCTGCTGCTGGACAACGGCATCACCGCCACCGCCTTCCTCGCCACCTCCGGCGTGCCGCTCATCGTCGAACTCGGCGTCTCCTTCGACGTGTTGCTGGCAGTGCTGGTGCTGCAGATCCTCGCCACCCGGATGCGGGAGGCGTTCGGCACCACGGACATCGACGACCTGCGGGAGCTGCACGACTGATGCTGCGTCTATCCGGAGCCCCCACCGCTTCCGCCCTGCTGCTCACCGCGCCCGCGGCCGTGCCCCTCGTGCTCGCGGGGGCGTACGCGGTGGCCGGACTGCGCCCGCGACAACCGGCTGCCGCCCCGGTGACGTCAGCCCGGCGAACGGGTGCTGCCCCGCCCGGGGCCGAGCCCCCGGTCCTGGTGGCGGAAGCGCCCGTACCCGAGCCTGCCGCGCGACGACAGCCGGCCGCCTGGGCGGCTCTTGTCTCACCTCTGGTGATCCTCACGTGCGGAAGCCTGCTCGCGGCCACCGTCATCCACGACGGACCACGGGGGGCGTACTCCGGGCTGCTGCGCGCGGACGCGCTGACCGCCTGGATGCTGCTGGTGGTCGGCGCCGTCGCGCTGGTCGCGTGCGGCTCGGCGCCGGGCTACCTGGCGGGCGAGTTCGCCGCAGGCCGGGCCAGTGACCGGACCGTGTGGCGCTACCACGTCCTCGTGCAGGCGTTCCTGGCCGCGATGTGCCTGGCGGTGGTCACCGCCAACCTCGGTGTGCTCTGGGTCGCGGTCGAGGCCACGACCATCGTGACCGCGTTCCTCGTCGGCCACCGCCACACCCGCACGTCCGTCGAGGCCGCCTGGAAGTACGTGGTGATCTGCTCGGCCGGGATCGCGCTGGCCTTCCTCGGCACCGTGCTCATCTACTACGCAGCCCGCCAGGCGGGTATCGCCGAAGCGTGGGCGCTGGACTGGCCCACCCTCGTATCCCGCGCCGACCGGCTCGACCCGGCGGTCGTCCGGCTCGGCATCACCCTCGTCGTGCTCGGCTTCGGCGCCAAGGCCGGTCTGGTTCCGCTGCACGCCTGGCTGCCCGACGCCCACAGCCAGGCTCCCGCGCCGGTGTCCGCGCTGATGTCCGGGGTCCTGCTGTCGGTCGCCTTCGCCGCGATCCTGCGCTACCGCGTCATCGCGGACGCCGCCCTCGGCATCGACTTCACCCGCGTCCTGCTCGCCGGGATCGCCCTGCTCACCCTCGCCCTCGCGGCCGGCCTCCTGCTGGCACAACGCGACTACAAGCGGATGCTGGCCTACTCCAGCATGGAGCACATGAGCCTGATCGCCCTGGCAGCGGCGATCGGCAGCCCGCTCGCCCTGTCCGCCGCACTGCTGCACATCGCCGGGCACGGGCTCGCCAAGTCCGTCGCGTTCTGCGCCTCCGGCCACATCCTGCAACTCACCGGCACCACCAAGATCGGCCGACTGCGCGGGCTGCTCGCCCGGGCACCCGCCCTGGCCGGGACGTTCGGCCTTGCGGTGGTGGCGCTCATGGCCTTCCCGCCGTTCAGCCTCTTCGCATCCGAACTGGGCATCGCCCGGGCCGGTTTCGCCGCCGGCACCGGACTGGGCTGGGTCACGGCAGCGGCCCTGCTGCTCGTGCTCGTCGCCTTCGCCGCGCTCGCCACCCGCACCGCCCGGATGCTGCTGGGAACGGGAACACCGGCTGCGGACACCCCGTCCGCCGTGTGGCCCCTGGCGCTGGGCCTCGCCGCCTGCGCAGCCCTGGGCGTGACATTGGGCCCGCTCACCGACCTGCTGCACGCCGCCGCCCAGGCGATCGGAGGCTGAAGCGATGCGCACCACGCACGAGATCGGTGTCACCGAAATCCCCCAGCGGGCAGAGCAGTTGATGGACAGCGGCCACCGCCTCGCGCTGGTCGCCGCCCACTTCGACGAGGACGGGCCGCGCCTGGTGTACCTCTTCGTCTCCGGCCCGCCCGACACCCGCACCGAACTGCACGTCCGCCTCGACCGCGACCGGCCCGAGGTACCCACACTGGCCCATCTCTCCTTCCCCGCAGGCCGGTTCGAGCGTGAGATGCGCGACCTGTTCGGCATCGTTCCCCTCGCCCACCCGCTCCCGCGCCGCCTCGTACGGCACTTCCACTGGCCGCGCGGCTGGTACCCGATGCGCCCCGACGCCGGACCCCCGCCGCTCTTCGGCGAGCAGGAAGGCCCCTACCCCTTCCTTGAAGTGGAGGGCGACGGCGTGTACGAAATCCCCGTCGGCCCGGTGCACGCCGGACTGATCGAACCCGGCCACTTCCGCTTCTCCGTCGTCGGCGAGACCATCCTCAAGCTCAAGGCCCGCCTCTGGTTCGTCCACAAGGGCATCGAGAAACTCTTTCAGGGACGCTCGGTGGCCGCCGGACTCCCGCTCGCCGAACGCATCAGCGGCGACACCGCCGTCGGCCACGCCCTCGCGTACTGCCTGGCCGTCGAGGAGGCCACAGACACCGAAGTCCCCAAACCGGCCCAACGCGCCCGCGCCCTCCTCCTCGAACTGGAGCGCGTCCACAACCACGTCGCCGACCTCGGCATGCTCTGCAACGACGTCGGCCACGGCATTCTCAACGCCCACGCCCAGCGCGTCCGCGAGCAACTCCTGCGCCTCAACAAGGAGGTCACCGGGCACCGGTTGCTGCGCGGAGGCGTCGTCCCGGGCGGCGCGGTCCTGCGCGGGCTGCCCGATCCCGTTCGGGTGAAGGCGATCGGTGAGGACATCCGGGAGATCACCGGCCTGGCCCTCGGCCACTCCACCGTCCGCGACCGGTTCACCGGCACCGCGATCCTGCACACCGCAGCCGCTCGTGAAATGGGCTGCCTCGGCTATGTCGCCCGCGCCAGCGGCATCGCCGACGACGCCCGCGTGGCGCACCCCTTCACCGAGTACGGGGCACAACTCGCTGTACCCGTACACGACACCGGCGACGTCCTGGCCCGTTTCCTCGTCCGCGCCGAGGAAGTCGAGACCTCCCTCGCCCTGATCGAGCAGTTCGCCGATGGACTGGCGGCCCCTCAAGGGATGCTTGCTCCCCAGCCGTCGCCCGGCGTGGGCCCAGGCGCCGGGGTGGGCCTGGTCGAGGGCTGGCGCGGCACCATCGCCACCCGCGTCGAACTCGCACCTGACGGCACCCTGGCCCGGGTCAAGCCGGTCGATCCGTCGTTCTTCAACTGGCCCGCCCTGCCGGTCGCGTTGGCGGACACGATCGTCCCCGACTTCCCGCTGACCAACAAGAGCTTCAATCTCTCCTACGCCGGCAACGACCTCTGACCGCTCAGATGTCACCCTCCACGAGGGCGTGCAGGTGCTGGTCGTGCCATCCGTCCTCGTGCAGGAGCGGGCTGCGCTGGGTGCCCTCGAAGGAGTAGCCGGACTTCTCCGCAGCGCGGCTCATTTCGGAGCCCCAGGCGTCCCTCGGCCTGCGAGCCGCGAGGCTGACACGCCGAACATGCAGGCCGAGGCCCTCACCTGGGCGAGGGAACCGCCGGCCGATGCCCGTGCAGGCCGCTGCAGGGGACAGCTCCACTGGCGGTGTTCGAGGCCGCCGAGGCCGAAGCGCTCCTGTGGCGGCCCGAGACACCGTTCGTGCAGGCGAAGTGGTTCGAACGTGACCGTCCTGCCTGAGCAGCTCGACACACTGCTCGTGCGTGCTGGGCGGTGCCGAGCGCTCAGGTGGGCGTCCTGGTGGACATGTGCCTCGGGCACCAAGGGCCGGTCCGTGCTCGAGGTGAAACGGCTGATCACCGCCAATATACCCCAGAGGGGTACGCAAGGCGTCTTGAGTGACGACGGTGAGGGACCCGCCGCGGCGGTGGCTACAGGCGCAGTGCGCGGCGCAAGGCGTCGGCGAGTTCTGCGAACTTCTCCTCGGCCTGGTCGGGGTCATGCGGGCGGCGTGGGTGACGCAGCCGCGCACGTGGTCGTCGAGGAGGCCGAGGACGACTTCCTGCAGTGCGCGGCCGGCGCCGCTGATCCGAGTGAGGACGTCGACTACGGCACGCACGCGCTCGCCGCCGCGATCGTCGGGGCTGGCGCCCTCACTGATGATGATCTCGGAGCGCAGCCGGCAAGAGGGACCCGGTGCCGCAGAGGTGATGATCTCGCCGCTGGCCGGAGCGAGGGTGAGTCTGAGCATGCCGTGGCCCGAGACGAAGCAGACGTTGCGGAGGGGATCGGGGCAGCCGAAGCGTCCCGGCCGAACCAGCGGTGGGTGGCTGACTTCACCTCCGTGGCCGACCCCGGCTTCGTGAAGTTCATGCCTGTGCCCGACTGTCCGGCTGAGCCTCTGTCGTGCGGTCGGCCGGATGAGCAGGCGGTGAGAGGGAGCACCCCACGCGGGCAAACCGGCTTGTTCGACTCCCCGCCGGAGGTCGAACACCTGCGGCGCATCGCGAGGGCACCGGATGTGCCCGCCACCGGTGTGCTGATGGGCGAACACCAGTTGCGGGTGGTGGTCGCATGACTGCTCGCTCGTACCGGATGGCCTTCCCGACCTGATCGCACCCAAGAGGCGGCGGGCCTCAGCCCTGCCGCCCCTTCGCCTGTGCAGCCTTCACCTCGGCCGCGTACCGGTCCACGTACTCCTGGCCCGACAGCCGCAAGATCGCGTACGTGATGTCGTCGGTCACGGCCCGCAGCACCGTCTTTTGCTGCGCCATCCCTGCAAAACGAGAGA includes these proteins:
- a CDS encoding proton-conducting transporter membrane subunit; amino-acid sequence: MLRLSGAPTASALLLTAPAAVPLVLAGAYAVAGLRPRQPAAAPVTSARRTGAAPPGAEPPVLVAEAPVPEPAARRQPAAWAALVSPLVILTCGSLLAATVIHDGPRGAYSGLLRADALTAWMLLVVGAVALVACGSAPGYLAGEFAAGRASDRTVWRYHVLVQAFLAAMCLAVVTANLGVLWVAVEATTIVTAFLVGHRHTRTSVEAAWKYVVICSAGIALAFLGTVLIYYAARQAGIAEAWALDWPTLVSRADRLDPAVVRLGITLVVLGFGAKAGLVPLHAWLPDAHSQAPAPVSALMSGVLLSVAFAAILRYRVIADAALGIDFTRVLLAGIALLTLALAAGLLLAQRDYKRMLAYSSMEHMSLIALAAAIGSPLALSAALLHIAGHGLAKSVAFCASGHILQLTGTTKIGRLRGLLARAPALAGTFGLAVVALMAFPPFSLFASELGIARAGFAAGTGLGWVTAAALLLVLVAFAALATRTARMLLGTGTPAADTPSAVWPLALGLAACAALGVTLGPLTDLLHAAAQAIGG
- a CDS encoding NADH-quinone oxidoreductase subunit C, giving the protein MRTTHEIGVTEIPQRAEQLMDSGHRLALVAAHFDEDGPRLVYLFVSGPPDTRTELHVRLDRDRPEVPTLAHLSFPAGRFEREMRDLFGIVPLAHPLPRRLVRHFHWPRGWYPMRPDAGPPPLFGEQEGPYPFLEVEGDGVYEIPVGPVHAGLIEPGHFRFSVVGETILKLKARLWFVHKGIEKLFQGRSVAAGLPLAERISGDTAVGHALAYCLAVEEATDTEVPKPAQRARALLLELERVHNHVADLGMLCNDVGHGILNAHAQRVREQLLRLNKEVTGHRLLRGGVVPGGAVLRGLPDPVRVKAIGEDIREITGLALGHSTVRDRFTGTAILHTAAAREMGCLGYVARASGIADDARVAHPFTEYGAQLAVPVHDTGDVLARFLVRAEEVETSLALIEQFADGLAAPQGMLAPQPSPGVGPGAGVGLVEGWRGTIATRVELAPDGTLARVKPVDPSFFNWPALPVALADTIVPDFPLTNKSFNLSYAGNDL